The Deltaproteobacteria bacterium genome includes the window TTCCACGGCGGCTTCGGCGAGTTCACGGCGGACGACGTGGCCTTCTCGCTGAATCGCGCCAGGAACAGGAAGACCAGCATCTACGCCAAGTTCTACAAGCAGTTCGACGACGTCAAGGCGTTGGACAAGCACACGGTCCGCATTACGCTCAAGACTCCGCAGAGCAAGCTCATCCTGTTGCCCAACCTGCTGGGCTGGCAGGGGGGCATGCTCATGAGCCGGAAGGCCTCCGAGAAGCTCGGCGACAAGGTCAAGACCCATCCCATCGGCACCGGCCCGTTCGCGTTCAAGGAGCACATACCGCAGGAGCGGCTGGTGCTGGTGCGGAACGACGGCTACTACCGGGGCAAGCCCGGCATCCGGCAGATCAACTTCCGCTTCCTGCCGGACTCCAGCAGCCGGAACCTCGCCTTCAAGGCCGGGGAGCTGCACATCATCGAGATGGCCCGGGAGCAGCGCGCCATCGACCAGGTCAAGGGGCCGGGCGTGGCCATCGAGTCTTTCGGCCCGTCCACGGTGGTGAAGCTGCACATGGACCGGCGGCGCAAGCCGTTGGACGATCTCCGGGTACGCAAGGCCATCGCCCACTCCATCAACCGAGAAGCGCTGGTCCGTTTCATCGGCCCCGACGTGGCGTCGCCCCTCAAATCGGTGATCCCGCCGACGTTCGTGGGCGCCCTCAAGGACGTGCCCGAGGAGCTGCGCTACGAATTCAACCCGGAAAAGGCCAAGCAGCTCCTGGCCGACGCGGGCCTCCCCAAGGGGTTCAAGATCGATCCGGTCTTCATCAGTGAGAAGCCCATGTTCCGGCGCCCCATCGAGGTGCTGCAGAACCAGATGCAGCAGGTGGGCATCGACATCAATATCAACGTCATCGCCCATCCGGCCTGGCACAAGAAGAACGACGAGGGCAGCAACCCCCTGGTGCTGCGGGCGGCCACGCGCTTCCCCACCGCGAACTTCAT containing:
- a CDS encoding ABC transporter substrate-binding protein translates to MREIDRRTFLKGIGVVGGTAIGLSALHPFAIGAEGDVLEYGLGAADIRRLDPMAGPNSTDKTVLEHVYRGLVRPVPGEVNAERFEPDLAESWESSGDLKTWDFKLRKGVEFHGGFGEFTADDVAFSLNRARNRKTSIYAKFYKQFDDVKALDKHTVRITLKTPQSKLILLPNLLGWQGGMLMSRKASEKLGDKVKTHPIGTGPFAFKEHIPQERLVLVRNDGYYRGKPGIRQINFRFLPDSSSRNLAFKAGELHIIEMAREQRAIDQVKGPGVAIESFGPSTVVKLHMDRRRKPLDDLRVRKAIAHSINREALVRFIGPDVASPLKSVIPPTFVGALKDVPEELRYEFNPEKAKQLLADAGLPKGFKIDPVFISEKPMFRRPIEVLQNQMQQVGIDININVIAHPAWHKKNDEGSNPLVLRAATRFPTANFILEEFFAKGAKRNFSHFNGADPSIQKAKAEMDPQGQIDAWQDAQVKILEDLAALPTHEIKNVYARKSSVDIGFNLVSDLCICVPLKWDAKMG